The Apium graveolens cultivar Ventura chromosome 11, ASM990537v1, whole genome shotgun sequence genome has a window encoding:
- the LOC141696585 gene encoding uncharacterized protein LOC141696585: MTILLGISSTEQVVGECLRNLQRWCPTWIFDEYQRFAAVKARVFDQRFMELFNVSTFKHIPKEFSCLQSQSRPLATGYGLDIWGDKFTSIPRDFELWEAYSKERDALKNQVRSMLVSASGEWTDKLVLIDTIERLGVGYHFAEYIEDMLYEMHKAHAKLESYEKYDLFTAALFFRILRQHGYKVTSEIFNKYKEIDGKFGQAITGDVIGLLSLYEAAHLRTHGEALLDEALAFTTYHLKFVAKSLDSGSLARQVCHALEQPLHKGISRVEAKHFIYFYEESPFKNDVLLRFATLDYNLIQMLYKQELSQVISWWADIDIESNIPQFRSRVVEGYIWALTTSFEPRFALARIMHTKMLLALSVSDDLYDAYGTMDELNTYTKAIERLNVNCIEGLPDYSKICYNTYLNIFREFDEEIVKQGGYYDVSYYKEAFKANLLAYHQESLWRDMNYVPPFKEYLKNGATSSCIFMLGLSTILGKGHADTIGAFKWAMEKPKAVFAAEKMGRIINDIVGYEEEHSRPHVATSIDCYMKEYGVSKEEAVVKLYEMIEDTWKDINEECLRPVPVGSHYINIFLELMRASDVTYKHRDGYTHPDSMEGEIKFLLVDPIPIVTALAHVGLSSRASARARTHFVKPDQARTRKRDEVDDTFVPVYLNKPSRVADLSQKEHCANHFLGILCGCGAEVSVSRKHRAVVCRIACRYLTMSSEARPLAEFGPGIWAEKFTSIPRDFELWKAYSEERDALKNEVGSMLLSDGGKWTEKLILINTVERLGVGYHFSEHIEDMLAEMHKAHVKLESYEKYDLFTTAVYFRMLRQHGYKVTSEIFNKYKEIDGKFSEAITRDPEGLLSLYDAAHLRTHGEAVLDEALDFTTYHLKSMVKSLDSDSLAKQVKHALEQPLHRGMSRLEAKHFILYYEGNPSRNDVLLKFAKLDFNLVQMLYKQELSQLFSWWAGRGVESKLPQFRTRIVEAYLWAVASLFEPRYALARIMFTKIILVLTISDDLYDAYGTMDELNAYTKAIERLDVDCTEELPDYSKICYITYQSIFREFEEEIVKHGGYYDASYCKDAFKNTLLAYHQEAKWRDKNYVPPLKEYLVIGSISSASCLLGISAILGMGHADTIAACKWAAKRPKPVLAAEEMSRIINDVVGYEEEHSRQHVATSIDCCMKEYGFSKEEAKVKLYEMIEENWKDINEEFLRPTTVSSHYINIFLGFMRVCDVTYKYIDGYTRPYIMKDETQFLLVDPLPI; the protein is encoded by the exons ATGACCATTTTGCTGGGGATTAGCAG CACCGAACAAGTTGTGGGAGAGTGCCTTCGAAACTTGCAGCGATGGTGCCCGACTTGGATCTTCGATGAGTATCAACGCTTCGCAGCTGTCAAAGCTAGAGTTTTTGATCAGAGGTTTATGGAGCTCTTCAATGTTTCAACTTTCAAGCATATACCAAAGGAGTTTTCATGTTTACAAAG CCAGTCTCGGCCATTAGCTACAGGTTACGGTCTTGATATATGGGGCGACAAATTCACTTCCATTCCCAGAGATTTCGAG TTGTGGGAAGCTTATTCAAAAGAACGCGACGCGCTGAAAAATCAAGTAAGGAGCATGCTTGTGTCTGCTAGCGGAGAATGGACAGACAAACTTGTTCTGATTGATACAATTGAACGCTTAGGAGTCGGATACCACTTTGCTGAATACATTGAAGACATGTTGTATGAAATGCACAAGGCCCATGCGAAGCTAGAATCTTATGAAAAATATGATTTGTTCACTGCAGCACTCTTTTTTCGGATTCTTAGACAGCACGGTTACAAGGTCACATCAG AGATTTTCAACAAATACAAAGAAATTGATGGAAAATTTGGCCAAGCTATTACAGGAGACGTTATAGGTTTACTAAGCTTGTATGAAGCAGCTCATTTGAGAACACACGGAGAAGCTTTACTAGACGAGGCTCTTGCTTTTACAACATACCACCTCAAGTTTGTGGCCAAGTCCTTGGATTCTGGTTCATTAGCTAGACAGGTGTGTCATGCCTTGGAGCAGCCCTTGCACAAGGGCATCTCGAGAGTTGAGGCTAAGCATTTCATCTATTTTTATGAGGAGAGTCCATTCAAGAATGATGTGCTTCTCAGATTTGCAACGCTTGATTACAATCTGATACAAATGTTGTATAAGCAGGAATTGTCGCAAGTCATAAG TTGGTGGGCTGATATAGACATTGAATCCAACATTCCTCAGTTTCGAAGCAGGGTAGTTGAGGGATACATTTGGGCTTTGACAACTTCATTTGAACCTCGCTTTGCCTTGGCACGAATCATGCACACCAAGATGCTTTTGGCCCTATCAGTGTCTGATGATCTCTATGATGCATACGGTACAATGGATGAACTGAATACGTATACTAAGGCCATCGAACG GTTAAATGTTAATTGCATCGAAGGACTTCCGGATTACTCtaaaatatgctacaacacttATCTGAACATCTTCCGCgagtttgatgaagaaattgTCAAACAAGGAGGTTATTATGATGTTTCTTACTACAAAGAAGCG TTTAAAGCAAATTTGTTGGCTTATCATCAAGAGTCTCTGTGGCGTGACATGAACTATGTGCCACCATTTAAAGAATATCTGAAGAACGGAGCAACATCATCCTGCATATTCATGCTGGGATTATCGACTATTCTGGGGAAGGGACATGCAGACACAATTGGGGCATTCAAGTGGGCAATGGAGAAACCAAAAGCTGTTTTTGCAGCAGAAAAGATGGGGCGAATTATCAATGACATAGTGGGCTATGAG GAGGAACATAGTAGGCCACATGTTGCTACATCCATCGATTGTTACATGAAGGAATATGGGGTTTCAAAGGAAGAAGCGGTGGTGAAATTATATGAAATGATTGAAGACACATGGAAGGACATAAACGAGGAATGCCTAAGGCCTGTACCAGTTGGAAGTCATTACATCAACATATTTCTCGAGCTGATGAGAGCTTCCGATGTTACCTACAAGCATAGAGATGGATACACCCATCCTGATTCAATGGAGGGTGAAATTAAATTTCTACTTGTGGATCCCATACCAATA GTGACAGCTTTGGCACATGTAGGGCTGTCATCGCGAGCGAGCGCTCGAGCTCGAACTCATTTTGTAAAACCCGACCAGGCTCGGACTCGAAAACGAGACGAGGTCGATGACACTTTCGTACCCGTTTATTTAAACAAGCCGAGCCGA GTAGCTGATCTCAGTCAAAAGGAACACTGTGCTAATCATTTTCTGGGGATCCTGTGCGGTTGCGGGGCTGAAGTATCTGTTAGTCGCAAGCATCGGGCTGTTGTTTGCAGAATAGCTTGCAG ATATCTCACAATGAGCAGTGAGGCTCGGCCGTTAGCAGAGTTTGGTCCAGGTATATGGGCTGAGAAATTCACTTCCATTCCCAGAGACTTCGAG CTATGGAAAGCTTATTCAGAGGAACGTGATGCGCTGAAAAATGAAGTAGGGAGCATGCTTCTGTCTGATGGTGGAAAATGGACTGAGAAACTGATATTGATTAATACAGTTGAACGCCTAGGAGTTGGCTACCACTTTTCTGAACACATTGAAGACATGTTGGCTGAAATGCACAAAGCCCATGTCAAGTTAGAATCTTATGAAAAATATGATCTGTTCACTACAGCAGTCTACTTCCGAATGCTTAGACAGCACGGTTACAAGGTAACATCAG AGATATTCAACAAATACAAAGAAATTGATGGAAAATTTAGTGAAGCTATTACAAGAGACCCAGAGGGTTTGTTAAGCTTGTATGATGCAGCACATCTGAGAACACACGGAGAAGCTGTGTTAGATGAGGCTCTTGATTTTACAACGTACCACCTCAAGTCTATGGTGAAATCTTTGGATTCTGATTCATTAGCTAAACAGGTGAAGCATGCCTTGGAGCAGCCCTTACACAGGGGGATGTCGAGACTGGAGGCTAAGCATTTTATCTTGTACTACGAGGGAAATCCATCAAGGAATGATGTGCTTCTCAAGTTCGCAAAGCTAGATTTCAATCTGGTGCAGATGTTGTATAAGCAGGAATTGTCGCAACTCTTCAG TTGGTGGGCTGGTAGAGGCGTCGAATCCAAACTTCCCCAGTTTCGAACCAGAATAGTTGAAGCATATCTTTGGGCCGTGGCAAGTCTTTTTGAACCTCGCTATGCATTGGCCCGAATCATGTTCACCAAGATTATTTTGGTTCTCACAATTTCTGACGATCTCTATGATGCATATGGTACAATGGATGAACTGAATGCATATACCAAGGCCATCGAAAG GTTAGATGTTGATTGCACCGAAGAACTTCCAGATTACTCTAAAATATGCTACATCACTTATCAGAGCATCTTCCGCGAATTTGAAGAAGAAATTGTCAAACATGGAGGTTATTATGATGCTTCTTACTGCAAAGATGCG TTTAAAAATACTTTGTTGGCTTATCATCAAGAGGCTAAGTGGCGTGACAAGAACTACGTGCCACCACTTAAAGAATATCTTGTGATTGGGTCAATATCATCTGCCTCTTGCCTTCTGGGAATATCGGCTATTCTGGGGATGGGACATGCTGACACAATTGCAGCATGTAAGTGGGCAGCAAAGAGACCAAAACCTGTTCTTGCCGCAGAAGAGATGTCTCGAATAATCAATGACGTAGTTGGCTATGAG GAGGAACATAGTAGGCAACATGTTGCCACATCCATTGATTGTTGCATGAAGGAATATGGGTTTTCAAAGGAAGAAGCCAAGGTGAAATTATACGAAATGATCGAAGAGAACTGGAAGGACATAAACGAGGAATTCTTAAGGCCTACAACAGTTTCAAGTCATTATATCAACATATTTCTCGGTTTTATGAGAGTTTGTGATGTTACCTACAAGTATATTGATGGATACACCCGTCCTTATATAATGAAGGATGAAACTCAATTTCTCCTTGTGGATCCCTTACCAATATGA
- the LOC141696788 gene encoding valerianol synthase TPS8-like, with translation MGSQSRPLAEYGSDIWGDKFMSNHRDFELWKAYSEERDALKNEVRTMLLFDGGKWTEKLILINLVERLGVGYHFAENIEDILAKLHSDHAKVDENDDLFTTALYFRILRQHGYNVSSDILNKYKDNDGKFSEAVTRDPEGLLSLYEAAHLRTHGEAVLDEALDFSTSHLKSIAKSLSPGSLAKQVKRALEQPLHKGIQRIEAKHFILFYEESPSRNSILLKFAKLDFNLVQMLYKQELSLVNRWWADIDFESKFPEFRSRVPEGYLWAVAIAFEPCYAMARIMYTKMLCVLSVSDDLYDAYGTMDELKAYTKSIERLDVDSMNGLPDHCKMCFSTTLNVFSEFDEEIVKQGSYCDVSYLKEAFKANLLAFHKESIWRDKNYVPSLEEYLMNSTTSSCIRMLGLCIIFSTGHGDTTGACKATKKPKAVVAAETMGRIINDIVGYEEEHSRPHVATSIDCYMKEHGVSKEEAEVKLYEMIEDNWKDINEECLRPTSVAISYITTFLCLMRVNHVTYKDKDRYTHPEGLKHEVTLILVDPIPI, from the exons ATGGGCAGCCAGTCTCGGCCATTAGCAGAGTATGGTTCAGATATATGGGGTGACAAATTCATGTCCAATCACAGAGACTTTGAG CTATGGAAAGCTTATTCAGAGGAACGTGATGCGCTGAAAAATGAAGTAAGGACCATGCTTCTGTTTGATGGTGGAAAATGGACTGAGAAACTGATTTTGATTAACCTAGTTGAACGCTTAGGAGTTGGCTACCACTTTGCCGAAAACATTGAAGATATATTAGCAAAATTACATAGTGATCATGCCAAAGTTGATGAAAACGATGATCTCTTCACTACAGCACTCTACTTCCGAATCTTGAGGCAGCATGGTTACAACGTTTCTTCAG ATATATTGAATAAATACAAAGACAATGACGGAAAATTCAGTGAAGCTGTTACAAGAGATCCAGAGGGTTTGCTAAGCTTGTATGAAGCAGCACATTTGAGAACACATGGAGAAGCTGTGTTAGACGAGGCTCTTGATTTCTCAACTTCTCACCTCAAGTCTATTGCAAAGTCTCTGAGTCCAGGCTCGCTAGCTAAACAGGTGAAGCGTGCCTTGGAGCAGCCCTTGCACAAGGGAATCCAGAGAATCGAGGCTAAGCATTTTATCCTTTTCTATGAGGAAAGTCCATCAAGGAACAGCATCCTTCTCAAGTTTGCAAAGCTAGATTTCAATCTGGTGCAGATGTTGTATAAGCAGGAATTATCACTAGTCAATAG GTGGTGGGCTGATATTGATTTTGAATCCAAATTTCCTGAGTTTCGAAGTAGGGTACCTGAAGGTTACTTATGGGCTGTGGCAATTGCATTTGAACCTTGCTATGCAATGGCCCGAATCATGTACACCAAGATGCTTTGTGTCCTATCAGTTTCAGATGATCTCTATGATGCATATGGTACAATGGATGAATTGAAGGCATACACTAAGTCCATTGAAAG GTTAGATGTTGATAGCATGAATGGACTTCCGGATCACTGTAAAATGTGTTTCAGCACAACTCTGAACGTCTTCAGTGAATTCGATGAAGAAATTGTCAAACAAGGAAGTTACTGTGATGTTTCTTATCTCAAAGAAGCG TTCAAAGCAAATCTGTTGGCTTTTCATAAAGAGTCTATATGGCGTGACAAGAACTATGTGCCATCGCTTGAAGAGTATCTCATGAACTCAACAACATCATCTTGCATTCGCATGCTGGGATTATGTATTATATTCAGTACGGGACATGGTGACACAACTGGAGCATGCAAGGCAACAAAGAAACCAAAAGCTGTTGTTGCTGCAGAAACAATGGGGCGAATTATTAACGACATAGTGGGCTATGAG GAGGAACACAGTCGGCCACATGTTGCGACATCCATCGATTGTTACATGAAGGAACACGGGGTTTCAAAGGAAGAAGCAGAGGTCAAGTTATATGAAATGATCGAAGACAATTGGAAGGACATTAACGAAGAATGTTTAAGGCCAACATCAGTTGCAATAAGTTACATCACTACATTTCTCTGCTTAATGAGAGTAAATCATGTGACCTACAAGGATAAGGATCGTTACACGCACCCTGAAGGACTGAAGCATGAAGTTACTTTGATCCTCGTGGATCCGATACCAATATGA
- the LOC141697865 gene encoding valerianol synthase TPS8-like: MSSQSRPLAEFAPDIWGDKFMSNHRDFELWKAYLEERDALKDEVGSMLLSDGGKWSEKLTLINAIERLGVGYHFSEHIENMLAEMHKAHSKLESYEKYDLFTTSLYFRILRQHGYKVTSEIFNKYKEVDGKFSEALTRDPEGLLSLYEAAHLRTHGEAVLDDALDFTRYHLKSMVLSLDCDSLAKQVKHALEQPLHKGIARMEAKHFILFYEESPSKNNVLLRFAKLDFNLVQMLYKQELSQVISWWSDIDIESKLPQFRSRAVEGYVWAVSNLFEPRYALGRIIFTKMILVISITDDLYDAYGTMDELNTYTKASERFDVDCIKGLPDYSKICYTTSLKFFKEFEEEIVKQGSYYDVSYCKDSFKELLLAYHQEAMWRDKNYVPTLTEYLKNGLITSCSSLLGLTSILGMGHADTLEACKWAETKPKAVLAAEKIGRIINDIVGYEEEHSRSHVATSIDCYMKEYEVTKEAAAVKLYEMIDDAWKDMNEECLRPTAVGRHYVDRFLNLLRVFDVFYKNRDAYTHPDTIKDEIKFLLMDPVPV, encoded by the exons ATGAGCAGCCAGTCTCGGCCATTAGCAGAGTTTGCTCCAGATATATGGGGTGACAAATTCATGTCCAATCACAGAGACTTTGAG CTATGGAAAGCTTATTTGGAGGAACGTGATGCGCTGAAGGATGAAGTAGGGAGCATGCTTCTGTCTGATGGCGGAAAATGGAGTGAGAAGCTGACTTTGATCAATGCAATTGAACGCCTAGGGGTTGGCTACCATTTTTCTGAACACATTGAAAACATGTTGGCTGAAATGCACAAAGCGCATTCTAAGTTAGAATCTTATGAAAAATATGATCTGTTCACTACATCACTCTACTTCCGAATTCTTAGACAGCACGGTTACAAGGTAACATCAG AGATATTCAACAAATACAAGGAAGTTGATGGAAAATTTAGTGAAGCTCTTACAAGAGATCCAGAGGGTTTATTAAGCTTGTATGAAGCAGCTCATTTGAGAACACATGGAGAAGCTGTGTTAGACGACGCTCTTGATTTCACGAGATACCACCTCAAGTCTATGGTGTTATCTTTGGATTGTGATTCATTAGCTAAACAGGTGAAGCATGCCTTGGAGCAGCCCTTACACAAGGGGATCGCGAGAATGGAGGCTAAACATTTTATCCTTTTCTATGAGGAGAGTCCGTCCAAGAATAATGTGCTTCTCAGGTTTGCAAAGCTAGATTTCAATCTGGTGCAGATGTTGTATAAGCAGGAACTGTCGCAAGTCATAAG CTGGTGGTCTGATATAGACATCGAATCAAAACTTCCCCAGTTTCGAAGCAGGGCAGTTGAAGGATATGTTTGGGCAGTGTCAAATTTATTTGAACCTCGCTATGCATTAGGCCGAATCATATTTACCAAAATGATTTTGGTTATTTCAATTACTGACGATCTCTATGATGCATATGGTACAATGGATGAACTGAATACATATACCAAGGCCAGTGAACG GTTTGATGTTGATTGCATCAAAGGACTACCAGATTACTCGAAAATTTGCTACACCACTAGTCTGAAATTCTTCAAAGAATTTGAAGAAGAGATTGTCAAACAAGGAAGTTATTATGATGTTTCTTATTGCAAAGATTCG TTTAAAGAACTTCTGTTGGCTTATCATCAAGAGGCTATGTGGCGCGACAAAAATTACGTGCCAACCCTTACAGAATATCTTAAGAACGGGTTAATAACATCCTGCTCAAGCCTTCTCGGTTTAACGTCTATTCTGGGGATGGGACATGCTGACACACTTGAGGCATGCAAGTGGGCAGAAACGAAACCAAAAGCTGTTCTTGCCGCAGAAAAGATAGGGCGAATAATCAATGACATTGTAGGCTATGAG GAGGAACATAGTAGGTCACATGTTGCTACGTCGATTGATTGTTACATGAAGGAATATGAGGTAACCAAAGAAGCAGCAGCGGTCAAATTATATGAAATGATCGACGACGCATGGAAGGACATGAACGAGGAATGCTTAAGGCCTACAGCAGTTGGACGTCATTACGTCGACAGATTTCTCAATTTGCTGAGAGTTTTTGATGTTTTCTACAAAAACAGAGATGCATATACCCATCCTGATACAATCAAGGATGAAATTAAATTTCTCCTTATGGATCCTGTACCAGTATGA